One genomic segment of Ricinus communis isolate WT05 ecotype wild-type chromosome 5, ASM1957865v1, whole genome shotgun sequence includes these proteins:
- the LOC8284045 gene encoding xyloglucan endotransglucosylase protein 1, with amino-acid sequence MATFLLLCILASSFLAAACAGNFYQDVDITWGSGRGQIMDGGNLLSLTLDKDSGSGFQSNKEYLFGRFDVQMKLVPGNSAGTVTTFYLSSDPGPTHDEIDLEFLGNLSGSPYTLHTNVYVKGKGAKEQEFDLWFDPTKDFHTYSVIWNPQRIIILVDYIPIRVFENQESIGIPFANSQPMRVYATIWDADQWATRGGLVKTDWSKAPFTAYYRNFNVQTTDSNGNKAWLTQGLGIKDRKWIRWAQKFHMIYNYCTDPKRHSDRRECRKSRFL; translated from the exons ATGGCAACATTTTTGCTGCTTTGCATTCTTGCGAGTTCTTTCCTTGCTGCTGCTTGTGCGGGTAATTTCTATCAGGATGTGGACATAACATGGGGCAGTGGTCGCGGCCAGATAATGGATGGAGGAAATCTTCTCTCGCTTACCCTTGACAAGGACTCTGGCTCTGGTTTCCAATCCAATAAAGAATATCTCTTTGGAAGGTTTGATGTGCAAATGAAGCTTGTCCCTGGCAACTCGGCAGGCACCGTCACCACCTTCTAT TTGTCATCTGATCCGGGGCCAACACATGACGAGATTGATCTCGAGTTCCTGGGGAACCTAAGTGGGTCTCCCTACACCTTGCATACTAATGTCTACGTCAAAGGGAAAGGGGCTAAGGAACAAGAATTTGACCTCTGGTTTGATCCAACAAAGGATTTTCACACGTACTCTGTAATTTGGAACCCTCAACGAATCAT TATATTAGTAGATTACATTCCCATAAGAGTGTTcgagaatcaagaatcaattgGAATCCCATTTGCCAACAGCCAACCGATGAGGGTATATGCAACCATATGGGATGCAGACCAATGGGCGACTAGAGGTGGACTGGTAAAAACTGACTGGTCAAAGGCTCCTTTTACTGCCTACTACAGAAACTTTAATGTACAGACTACCGATTCTAATGGAAATAAAGCTTGGTTAACTCAAGGACTCGGCATTAAAGATCGAAAATGGATCCGATGGGCGCAGAAATTTCATATGATTTACAACTATTGCACTGACCCTAAGCGTCACAGTGACCGTCGTGAATGTCGAAAATCGAGATTTCTATAA
- the LOC8284044 gene encoding protein SRG1, with translation MAQANATKLGSSLPVPSVQELAKELLTQVPLKYVRPDLEPPLLSNTAALLQVPVIDMQKLLSEDSVDLELNKLDRACKEWGFFQVINHGAKKSLVDKMKIELRELFNLPMEEKKKLWQEPGQMEGFGQHFVVSEDQKLDWADLFYLITLPIHMRKTHVFSALPPSFRFTLLIISTVEAYSAELRILAMRILEQMAKALGINFHEIEENYEAGWQSMRMNYYPPCPQPDHVIGLNPHSDAGGLTILLQVNEIEGLQIRKDGNWIPVKPLPDAFVINIGDSLEIMTNGIYPSIEHRATVNPIKERISIATFYSPRFDGTIGPAPSVISPETPARFRTMTAADFYKGYFARELRGKSYLEEVRVQDKEQTNGNDL, from the exons ATGGCCCAGGCCAATGCAACAAAACTTGGCAGCTCTCTCCCCGTTCCTAGCGTTCAGGAGCTGGCAAAGGAGTTGCTGACCCAAGTTCCTCTAAAATATGTTCGTCCTGATCTCGAGCCTCCGCTCCTGTCCAACACTGCTGCTTTACTTCAAGTTCCGGTTATCGATATGCAAAAGTTGCTCTCCGAAGATTCCGTGGATTTAGAATTGAACAAGTTAGACAGAGCTTGCAAAGAATGGGGTTTCTTTCAG GTGATTAACCACGGAGCAAAGAAATCATTGGTGGATAAAATGAAGATAGAGCTTCGAGAACTCTTCAATCTACCTatggaagagaagaagaagctaTGGCAAGAACCAGGACAAATGGAGGGATTTGGGCAACACTTTGTTGTGTCTGAAGATCAGAAGCTTGATTGGGCTGACCTTTTTTACTTGATTACACTTCCAATCCATATGAGGAAGACTCATGTCTTTTCTGCTCTTCCACCATCTTTCAGGTTCACTCTCCTCATTATCTCC ACTGTGGAAGCTTACTCGGCAGAATTAAGAATATTGGCAATGAGAATCCTTGAACAGATGGCGAAAGCTCTTGGGATCAACTTTCATGAAATAGAAGAGAATTATGAAGCAGGATGGCAGTCAATGAGAATGAATTACTATCCTCCATGTCCACAGCCAGACCATGTAATTGGTCTTAATCCTCATTCTGATGCAGGTGGCCTCACTATCCTTCTCCAAGTCAATGAAATTGAAGGCctccaaataagaaaagatgGGAATTGGATTCCTGTCAAACCACTTCCTGATGCTTTTGTCATTAATATCGGAGACAGTTTAGAG ATTATGACCAATGGAATATATCCTAGCATCGAGCACCGAGCAACAGTTAACCCCATCAAAGAAAGGATTTCTATAGCCACATTTTACAGTCCAAGATTTGATGGAACTATAGGACCAGCACCAAGCGTTATAAGTCCAGAGACTCCAGCACGGTTTAGAACAATGACCGCCGCAGACTTCTACAAGGGATACTTTGCGCGCGAACTCCGCGGAAAATCATACCTTGAGGAAGTAAGGGTTCAGGATAAAGAACAAACAAACGGAAATGACTTgtag
- the LOC8284042 gene encoding protein SRG1 has product METKSILGTSLLVPSVKDLISNKEQLTSAIPSKYVRHDQDPVSVLDKNSLPDVPVIDMAKLFSEKFMDLELKKFDHACKDWGFFQLVNHGVSTELLEKVKSKTQEFFNLPKEEKQKFCQKPGEMEGFGQHFVKSEEQKLEWADLFYVVTQPTHLRNPHLFSNIPQSFRDAIETYSEELKSLAHKIFDLVAKAVGMKPDEMKELFEEGWQAMRMNCYPPCPQPDLVIGLKPHSDATGLTILLQVNDVVGLQIKKDGFWIPVQPIPNAFIINIGDMLEILTNGIYRSIEHRATISSAKERLSIATFYNPKFDGYLAPAPSLITAKTPAAFERISFADYFQGYVSRELDGKSFIQVLRIQNNEIN; this is encoded by the exons ATGGAGACAAAATCAATCCTTGGTACCTCTTTGCTGGTGCCTTCTGTAAAGGATTTGATATCAAATAAGGAGCAGTTGACCAGTGCGATTCCATCAAAATATGTACGTCATGATCAAGACCCTGTTTCTGTTCTCGATAAGAATTCTTTGCCAGATGTTCCGGTCATTGACATGGCAAAGTTATTCTCTGAAAAATTCATGGATTTGGAGCTTAAGAAGTTCGATCATGCCTGTAAAGACTGGGGCTTTTTCCAG TTAGTAAATCATGGAGTGAGTACTGAGCTGTTGGAGAAAGTGAAATCAAAAACACAAGAATTCTTCAATCTTCCGAAAGAAGAGAAGCAGAAGTTTTGTCAAAAACCAGGAGAAATGGAAGGATTCGGGCAGCATTTTGTTAAGTCTGAGGAGCAGAAGCTTGAATGGGCAGACCTCTTCTATGTGGTTACTCAACCAACGCATTTGAGAAATCCTCACCTATTCTCCAATATCCCTCAGTCTTTCAG GGATGCCATTGAAACTTACTCCGAAGAACTGAAAAGCCTTGCCCATAAAATCTTCGACCTGGTGGCAAAAGCTGTAGGAATGAAACCTGATGAAATGAAAGAGTTATTTGAAGAAGGTTGGCAGGCCATGAGAATGAATTGCTATCCCCCATGTCCGCAACCAGACCTTGTCATTGGCCTCAAGCCCCATTCTGATGCAACTGGCCTCACCATCCTCCTCCAGGTCAACGACGTCGTAGGGCTACAGATAAAGAAAGATGGGTTTTGGATACCTGTTCAGCCTATTCCTAATGCTTTTATCATCAACATTGGGGACATGTTGGAG ATATTGACGAATGGGATTTACCGTAGCATTGAGCATCGAGCTACTATTAGCTCCGCTAAAGAGAGGCTCTCTATCGCCACCTTTTACAACCCCAAATTTGATGGATACTTAGCACCTGCACCCAGCCTCATTACCGCCAAAACTCCAGCAGCATTTGAAAGAATTAGTTTTGCAGACTATTTTCAGGGATATGTGTCTCGCGAGCTCGATGGGAAATCATTTATCCAGGTCTTGAGGATCCAAAATAATGAAATCAATTAA
- the LOC8284046 gene encoding xyloglucan endotransglucosylase protein 1 — protein sequence MAIYMLSIVSFSFAFFLGPFMAALAIGNLNQEIDLTWGGDRAKIIGGDVLSLTLDKASGSGFQSKKEYLFGRIDMEIKLVTGNSAGTVTAYYLSSQGPYHDEIDFEFLGNLSGDPYTVHTNVYTQGQGNREQQFHLWFDPTKSFHLYSIVWNPQRVIFLVDNIPIRVYENEESIGVPFPKNQPMKLYSSLWDADQWATRGGLVKTDWSKAPFIAYYRNFRANACLWSSGLSSCSSKTTNPTSSGGWQTQGLDADGRRRLRWVQKYYMIYNYCTDYKRFSQGRPRECRRSRFL from the exons ATGGCAATTTACATGCTCTCAATAGTGTCGTTTTCCTTTGCTTTCTTTCTGGGTCCTTTCATGGCTGCTTTGGCCATAGGTAATCTCAACCAAGAGATTGACTTGACATGGGGGGGTGATCGTGCTAAGATAATTGGCGGCGATGTTCTTTCCCTGACTCTTGACAAGGCCTCCGGCTCTGGTTTCCAGTCTAAGAAAGAGTATCTCTTTGGAAGAATAGACATGGAAATCAAACTAGTTACTGGCAATTCTGCTGGAACTGTCACTGCTTATTAT TTATCGTCTCAAGGGCCTTATCACGATGAAATAGATTTTGAGTTCTTGGGAAACCTTAGTGGGGACCCATATACCGTACATACTAATGTGTATACACAAGGTCAAGGAAATAGGGAGCAACAGTTTCACCTCTGGTTCGACCCAACTAAAAGTTTTCATCTCTATTCTATTGTATGGAACCCCCAACGCGTCAT TTTCTTGGTAGACAATATCCCCATACGAGTATACGAAAATGAAGAATCAATTGGAGTTCCATTCCCTAAAAACCAGCCCATGAAACTTTACTCAAGCCTCTGGGATGCTGATCAGTGGGCAACAAGAGGTGGGCTTGTAAAAACAGATTGGTCAAAGGCTCCTTTCATAGCATACTACAGAAACTTCAGAGCCAATGCATGCTTATGGTCTTCAGGTCTGTCTTCTTGTTCGTCAAAGACTACGAATCCTACTTCTAGCGGCGGTTGGCAAACTCAAGGGCTCGATGCTGATGGTCGAAGAAGACTTAGATGGGTGCAAAAGTATTACATGATTTACAACTATTGCACAGATTATAAGCGATTTTCTCAAGGTCGTCCACGTGAGTGTCGGCGATCTAGGTTcctttag